A part of Melittangium boletus DSM 14713 genomic DNA contains:
- a CDS encoding Smr/MutS family protein → MSDRGTPKKKNEGFNNPFKAALTDLKKKQAEPPKKPQAPPPPPRPAKSKRAPEEDEASLFLSAMDGVQQVTNRGEAPVPNPRLPEIIDENAEALAELAEMVAGQGDLDISSTDESLEGAAPGVDARLLRSLRRGDFSIQARLDLHGQTQAEAREAVNRFLSDSRRASKRCVLIVHGRGLNSRDQIPVLKESLRVWLGQKSIGKTVLAFATARPQDGGTGAVYVLLRR, encoded by the coding sequence ATGAGTGACCGCGGCACCCCGAAGAAGAAGAACGAGGGGTTCAACAACCCCTTCAAGGCTGCTCTCACGGACCTCAAGAAGAAGCAGGCCGAGCCGCCCAAGAAACCCCAGGCGCCTCCCCCGCCCCCCAGGCCGGCGAAGTCCAAGCGCGCCCCCGAGGAAGACGAGGCCTCCCTCTTCCTGTCCGCCATGGACGGGGTGCAGCAGGTCACCAACCGGGGCGAGGCACCCGTGCCCAACCCCCGCCTGCCGGAGATCATCGACGAGAACGCCGAGGCGCTCGCGGAGCTGGCCGAGATGGTGGCGGGCCAGGGTGACCTCGACATTTCGAGCACCGATGAGTCCCTCGAGGGCGCGGCGCCAGGGGTCGATGCGCGGCTGCTGCGCTCGCTGCGCCGGGGGGATTTCTCCATCCAGGCCCGGCTGGATCTCCACGGCCAGACCCAGGCCGAGGCCCGCGAGGCCGTGAACCGGTTCCTCTCCGACAGCCGCCGCGCCAGCAAGCGCTGCGTGCTCATCGTCCACGGCCGAGGGCTCAACTCGCGGGATCAAATCCCCGTGCTCAAGGAGAGCCTCCGGGTGTGGCTCGGACAGAAGAGCATCGGCAAGACGGTGTTGGCGTTCGCTACCGCACGGCCCCAGGACGGCGGCACCGGGGCGGTCTACGTCCTGCTGCGCCGGTAG
- a CDS encoding TerB family tellurite resistance protein, whose protein sequence is MLGLAVGLLIGGPLPIVLLIVAGVLVGHQVDELNVLPGPAVEVPRPSRVSQDTAAQRHFARHLCALFIEVARADGELVRDEVRVVREYFAERLRYGPEALDLVRRFLKEHLARPPSLEDSAAACRDELNVPSRLLLLDALYGLALVDGQLHRAEQETLRRVAQGLGLTEEQLRSVTARHFGDGEVHYTRLGLTPDASDADVKSAFRRLAAMHHPDRVAQLGPGAVEEASRRFQEIREAYDKIRGLRGG, encoded by the coding sequence ATGCTCGGACTGGCCGTCGGCCTGCTGATTGGCGGTCCCCTGCCCATCGTCCTGCTCATCGTCGCGGGCGTGCTCGTGGGCCACCAGGTCGACGAGCTGAACGTGCTGCCGGGCCCGGCCGTGGAGGTGCCCCGGCCCTCCCGCGTGTCCCAGGATACCGCCGCCCAGCGGCACTTCGCCCGCCACCTGTGCGCCCTCTTCATCGAGGTGGCCCGGGCGGATGGGGAGCTCGTGCGCGATGAGGTGCGCGTGGTGCGCGAGTACTTCGCCGAGCGGCTGCGCTACGGCCCCGAGGCGTTGGATCTCGTGCGCCGCTTCCTCAAGGAGCACCTGGCCCGTCCGCCCTCGCTCGAGGACTCCGCCGCCGCGTGCCGCGACGAGCTCAACGTGCCCTCCCGGCTGCTCCTGCTCGACGCGCTCTACGGCCTGGCGCTCGTGGACGGGCAGTTGCACCGCGCCGAACAGGAGACGCTGCGCCGGGTGGCCCAGGGGCTGGGGCTGACCGAGGAGCAGCTGCGCTCCGTCACCGCGCGCCACTTCGGCGATGGCGAGGTGCACTACACCCGGCTGGGCCTCACCCCGGACGCGAGCGACGCGGACGTCAAGAGCGCCTTCCGGCGGCTCGCCGCCATGCACCACCCCGATCGCGTCGCCCAACTCGGCCCCGGAGCCGTCGAGGAGGCGTCCCGCCGCTTCCAGGAGATCCGCGAGGCCTACGACAAGATCCGCGGCCTGCGCGGCGGCTGA
- the gcvH gene encoding glycine cleavage system protein GcvH — translation MADNIPENLKYTKEHEWARQEGKVLVVGITEHAQRQLGDVVYVELPKVGAVLDAESPFGTVESVKAVSELFMPVSGKVVKVNEELTESPELVNEDPYGDGWLIQVEPSDSKQVAGLLDAAAYTKYLKEEE, via the coding sequence ATGGCTGACAACATCCCCGAGAACCTCAAGTACACGAAGGAGCACGAGTGGGCCCGCCAGGAGGGCAAGGTCCTGGTCGTGGGCATCACCGAGCATGCCCAGCGGCAACTGGGCGATGTGGTCTACGTGGAACTGCCCAAGGTGGGAGCTGTCCTCGACGCCGAGAGCCCCTTCGGCACCGTCGAGTCCGTCAAGGCCGTCTCGGAGCTCTTCATGCCCGTCTCGGGCAAGGTGGTGAAGGTCAACGAGGAGCTGACGGAGTCCCCCGAACTCGTCAACGAGGACCCGTATGGAGATGGCTGGCTCATCCAGGTCGAGCCCTCGGACAGCAAGCAGGTGGCCGGCCTGTTGGATGCCGCCGCCTACACCAAGTACTTGAAGGAAGAGGAGTAG
- a CDS encoding Uma2 family endonuclease has product MKRTPATYADLEALPSNVVGELIAGVLYASPRPASPHAVAASRLGGELMGPFDRGRNGPGGWVILDEPELHYEDDVLVPDLAGWRRERMARVPHVVGFTLAPDWVCEVLSPSTRTLDRTVKLPVYAREGVRHVWLLDPVARLLEVFRLEGTHYSLRETHSGAGPVHVEPFEALALELAYLWNEVSDARE; this is encoded by the coding sequence ATGAAACGCACACCGGCCACTTACGCGGACCTGGAGGCGCTGCCCTCCAACGTCGTGGGCGAGTTGATCGCGGGAGTGCTCTACGCGAGCCCACGGCCCGCGTCGCCGCACGCGGTCGCGGCGTCGCGTCTGGGCGGTGAGTTGATGGGGCCTTTCGACCGGGGACGCAACGGCCCTGGGGGTTGGGTCATCCTCGACGAGCCCGAACTCCACTATGAGGACGACGTGCTCGTGCCGGATCTCGCGGGGTGGCGCCGCGAGCGAATGGCCCGCGTCCCTCACGTCGTGGGCTTCACGCTCGCGCCGGACTGGGTGTGCGAGGTGCTCTCGCCCTCCACGCGGACGCTGGACCGGACGGTGAAGCTGCCCGTGTATGCCCGAGAAGGCGTGAGGCATGTCTGGCTCCTGGACCCGGTGGCGCGCCTCCTGGAGGTGTTCCGGTTGGAGGGGACACACTATTCCCTCCGGGAAACGCACTCGGGCGCGGGCCCCGTTCACGTGGAGCCCTTCGAGGCGCTCGCGCTCGAGCTGGCCTACCTCTGGAACGAGGTGTCGGACGCCCGGGAGTGA
- a CDS encoding ADP-ribosylglycohydrolase family protein — MTTWRDRLEGGLYGLLIGDALGVPYEFRPPERIPERGMIEFEPPPGYSRAHSQVPPGTWSDDGAHALCLLSSLQSRKFLDVEDLGRRLLSWYERGYLAVDSKVFDVGIQTTKALSNVRAGVPALKAGPSGEQDNGNGSLMRVLPLVLWHRGEDQALARDAMLQSRVTHGHMRAQVCCALYCLWARRTLEGSPTAWTDAIATFRVLYPEGMEQREELERQVRPESAEAGQGSGYVVDCLLSARDCVAAGDSYEDVVKAAIALGRDTDTTAAVAGGIAGLQYGIEGIPERWRRALRGQALLAPLVKELLSLQKS, encoded by the coding sequence ATGACGACCTGGCGCGACCGGCTGGAAGGGGGGCTCTATGGCCTGCTCATCGGGGACGCGCTGGGGGTGCCCTACGAGTTCCGTCCGCCCGAGCGGATTCCCGAGCGCGGGATGATCGAGTTCGAGCCGCCTCCTGGCTACTCCCGGGCGCATTCCCAGGTGCCGCCCGGGACGTGGTCGGATGACGGGGCCCACGCGCTGTGCCTGCTGTCCTCGCTGCAATCCCGGAAGTTCCTGGACGTGGAGGACCTCGGACGGCGGCTCCTGAGCTGGTACGAGCGGGGCTACCTGGCGGTGGACTCCAAGGTGTTCGACGTGGGCATCCAGACCACGAAGGCCCTGTCGAACGTGCGCGCCGGAGTGCCCGCCCTGAAGGCCGGCCCGAGCGGCGAGCAGGACAATGGCAACGGCTCGCTGATGCGGGTGTTGCCCCTGGTGCTCTGGCACCGGGGCGAGGATCAGGCGCTGGCGCGCGATGCCATGCTCCAGTCCCGGGTGACGCATGGACACATGCGGGCCCAGGTGTGTTGTGCCCTCTATTGCCTCTGGGCGCGCCGGACCCTGGAGGGCTCGCCCACGGCCTGGACGGACGCGATCGCCACCTTCCGGGTGCTGTACCCCGAGGGGATGGAGCAGCGCGAGGAGCTGGAGCGGCAGGTGCGGCCGGAATCCGCGGAGGCGGGGCAGGGGAGTGGGTACGTGGTGGACTGCCTGCTCTCGGCGCGCGACTGCGTGGCGGCGGGCGACTCCTACGAGGACGTGGTGAAGGCGGCAATCGCGCTCGGGCGCGACACGGACACCACGGCGGCGGTGGCGGGCGGTATCGCGGGGCTCCAATATGGAATCGAGGGCATCCCCGAGCGCTGGAGGCGGGCCCTGCGAGGCCAGGCGTTGCTGGCGCCGCTGGTGAAGGAACTGCTCTCGCTCCAGAAGTCGTAG
- the gcvT gene encoding glycine cleavage system aminomethyltransferase GcvT, producing the protein MARRTPLNAAHRGLGARMVDFAGWDMPVQYTSVIGEHEAVRNAVGLFDVSHMGEIEFSGPGALEAANKLITNDLARCADGQALYAGLLNDEGGFVDDVVAYRFSPERILIVVNASNKDKDLAWMLSRAEGVKPVDRSDDYAQIAVQGPKAVALVQRLTPVDLTPVGTYRFTEGSVAGVPCIISRTGYTGEDGFELYCAPGDAEKLWNALLREGERDGVKPCGLGARDSLRTEMKYALYGNDIDETHTALEAGLGWICKLDKAGGFIGRDALVKQKAEGVKRKLVGFQVTGSGIARHGYPLLKDGQRVGEVTSGTQGPSVKKPIGFGYVPVELAAEGATFDVEIRGRAVPAVVVKTPFWKK; encoded by the coding sequence ATGGCCCGGCGTACGCCGCTCAATGCCGCCCACCGCGGGCTGGGAGCCCGGATGGTGGACTTCGCCGGCTGGGATATGCCGGTGCAATACACTTCCGTCATCGGCGAACACGAGGCCGTGCGCAACGCCGTGGGCTTGTTCGACGTGTCGCACATGGGGGAGATCGAGTTCTCCGGCCCGGGTGCTCTCGAGGCGGCCAACAAGCTCATCACCAATGACCTCGCCCGGTGCGCGGATGGGCAGGCCCTCTATGCCGGGCTGCTCAACGACGAGGGAGGCTTCGTGGACGACGTGGTCGCCTACCGGTTCTCGCCCGAGCGCATCCTCATCGTCGTCAACGCGTCCAACAAGGACAAGGACCTCGCCTGGATGCTCTCGCGCGCCGAGGGCGTCAAGCCCGTGGACCGCAGCGATGACTACGCGCAGATCGCCGTCCAGGGTCCCAAGGCCGTGGCGCTCGTCCAGCGGCTTACCCCGGTGGACCTGACCCCGGTGGGCACCTACCGCTTCACCGAGGGCTCCGTCGCCGGCGTCCCCTGCATCATCTCGCGCACGGGCTACACGGGCGAGGATGGCTTCGAGCTGTACTGCGCCCCGGGCGACGCGGAGAAGCTGTGGAATGCCCTCCTGCGAGAGGGTGAGCGGGATGGCGTGAAGCCCTGCGGCCTGGGCGCCCGCGACAGCCTGCGCACGGAGATGAAGTACGCCCTCTACGGCAACGACATCGACGAGACGCACACCGCCCTGGAGGCGGGGCTCGGGTGGATCTGCAAGCTGGACAAGGCGGGCGGCTTCATCGGCCGCGACGCCCTGGTGAAGCAGAAGGCCGAGGGCGTGAAGCGCAAGCTCGTGGGCTTTCAGGTGACGGGCTCGGGGATCGCCCGGCACGGCTACCCCCTGCTCAAGGATGGCCAGCGCGTGGGCGAGGTGACGAGCGGCACCCAGGGCCCCTCGGTGAAGAAGCCCATTGGTTTTGGCTACGTGCCCGTGGAACTGGCCGCCGAGGGGGCGACGTTCGACGTGGAGATCCGTGGCCGTGCGGTCCCCGCCGTGGTGGTGAAGACCCCTTTCTGGAAGAAATGA
- a CDS encoding TonB-dependent receptor, which yields MLSPHAASLAVIATLASASPALAQSPDDSPSSDAPAAPVLSPSEPVTVSTPEQPSRMETTVSAKRPFTAASSATVRDQDFLLRPHPRPADILQVVPGFYVVQHAGGGKANQYFLRGFDADHGTDVSLMVDGIPVNMVSHAHGQGYADLNWVIPELIERVEVRKGPYFAQDGDFATAGAVNLVTRRDFETSQVTLGGGSFNTWRGLFIASPDVEGWDPVVAAQVYGTHGPFLNPERLQRYSLFTKVTRELTPNSTLSVALTSYASGWTASGQIPLREVLAGRLDRFGTIDPNEGGNSQRHSAYATWRTLTADGGEVNVLAYALQYRLNLYSNFTFYSRDPVNGDMIEQDDRRSVLGFNASYRFRRQAGGITFDTTFGSQLRSDSIDNGLRYDKARKRLENVVDAGVKEASIGVYAQEDITFTPWLRAVLGLRADSFGFYVDDRLEELGSPDTQSSGTRQATRVSPKASLVFSPLSTTELYANFGDGFHSNDARGVVLQPDPVTPLTRGRGYEVGARTRLFDRLDLAGAVFRLDLDSELVWVGDEGSTEARGPTRRQGVEAEARLRILPWLFADADATFTRATYVGNAGNGDAVALAPTLILSGGVSARHPSGVYGRLGVLHLGDRPATEDRELTAEGFTRVDATLGYRGSFYEVNVGIQNLLNTQWREAQFANVSRLPGETGPASCPAGTRPAGDPGAFEGCEDIHFTPGAPFNAQATVSLFF from the coding sequence ATGTTGTCTCCTCACGCGGCCTCCCTGGCCGTGATCGCCACCCTCGCGTCCGCGTCTCCCGCGCTCGCGCAATCCCCCGACGACAGCCCTTCTTCCGACGCCCCCGCCGCCCCCGTCCTCTCGCCTTCCGAGCCCGTCACGGTCTCGACACCCGAGCAGCCCTCGCGCATGGAGACGACGGTGTCGGCGAAGCGGCCCTTCACGGCGGCCTCCTCCGCCACCGTGCGCGACCAGGACTTCCTCTTGCGTCCGCACCCTCGCCCGGCGGACATCCTCCAGGTCGTTCCCGGCTTCTACGTCGTCCAGCACGCGGGCGGCGGCAAGGCCAACCAGTACTTCCTGCGCGGCTTCGACGCGGACCACGGCACGGACGTGTCCCTCATGGTGGACGGCATCCCCGTCAACATGGTGAGCCATGCGCACGGGCAGGGCTACGCGGACCTCAACTGGGTCATCCCCGAGCTCATCGAGCGCGTGGAGGTGCGCAAGGGCCCCTACTTCGCCCAGGACGGAGATTTCGCCACCGCGGGCGCGGTGAATCTCGTCACCCGCCGCGACTTCGAAACGAGCCAGGTGACGCTCGGCGGCGGCTCGTTCAACACCTGGCGTGGACTGTTCATCGCCTCCCCGGACGTGGAGGGGTGGGATCCCGTGGTGGCCGCGCAGGTGTACGGCACCCACGGCCCCTTCCTCAATCCCGAGCGCCTGCAGCGCTACAGCCTCTTCACCAAGGTCACGCGGGAGCTCACCCCGAACTCCACCCTGTCCGTGGCGCTCACCTCGTACGCGAGCGGATGGACGGCGAGCGGGCAGATTCCCCTGCGGGAAGTGCTCGCGGGCCGGTTGGATCGCTTCGGCACGATCGATCCCAACGAGGGTGGCAACTCGCAGCGCCACAGCGCCTACGCCACCTGGCGCACGCTCACCGCCGATGGCGGCGAGGTGAATGTCCTGGCCTACGCGCTCCAGTACCGGCTCAACCTCTACTCGAACTTCACCTTCTACAGCCGGGATCCGGTGAACGGGGACATGATCGAGCAGGATGACCGGCGCTCGGTGCTCGGCTTCAACGCCAGCTACCGCTTCCGGCGCCAGGCGGGCGGCATCACCTTCGACACCACGTTCGGCTCGCAGTTGCGCAGCGACAGCATCGACAACGGCCTGCGCTACGACAAGGCGCGCAAGCGGCTGGAGAACGTCGTGGACGCGGGCGTGAAGGAGGCCAGCATCGGCGTGTACGCCCAGGAGGACATCACCTTCACGCCCTGGCTGCGCGCCGTGCTGGGCCTGCGCGCGGACTCCTTCGGCTTCTACGTGGATGATCGCCTGGAGGAGCTGGGCTCGCCGGACACCCAGAGCTCGGGCACGCGGCAGGCCACGCGGGTGTCCCCCAAGGCGAGCCTCGTGTTCTCGCCCCTGTCCACCACCGAGCTGTACGCCAACTTCGGCGATGGCTTCCACTCCAACGACGCGCGCGGCGTGGTGCTCCAGCCGGATCCGGTGACGCCGCTGACGCGGGGCCGCGGCTACGAGGTGGGCGCGCGCACCCGGCTGTTCGATCGGCTGGATCTGGCGGGCGCGGTGTTCCGGCTCGACCTGGACAGCGAGCTCGTCTGGGTAGGTGACGAGGGCTCCACCGAGGCGCGTGGCCCGACCCGCCGTCAGGGAGTGGAGGCCGAGGCGCGGCTGCGCATCCTCCCGTGGCTCTTCGCCGACGCGGACGCCACCTTCACGCGCGCCACCTACGTGGGCAACGCGGGCAACGGAGACGCGGTGGCGCTGGCCCCCACGCTCATCCTGTCCGGCGGTGTGTCCGCGCGGCACCCGAGCGGCGTCTACGGACGGCTGGGCGTGCTGCACCTGGGGGATCGCCCCGCCACCGAGGATCGGGAGCTCACCGCCGAGGGCTTCACCCGCGTGGACGCGACCCTGGGCTACCGGGGCTCCTTCTACGAGGTGAACGTGGGCATCCAGAACCTGCTCAACACCCAGTGGCGCGAGGCCCAGTTCGCCAACGTCTCGCGGCTGCCCGGAGAGACGGGCCCGGCGAGCTGCCCCGCCGGCACCCGGCCCGCGGGCGACCCCGGCGCCTTCGAGGGGTGTGAGGACATCCACTTCACCCCGGGCGCGCCGTTCAACGCCCAGGCCACCGTGAGCCTCTTCTTCTAG
- the metF gene encoding methylenetetrahydrofolate reductase [NAD(P)H], with amino-acid sequence MKIRNRLNPSDPCFSFEFFPPKTDAGTANLFQTLEELAPLEPGFVSVTYGAGGSTRDRTVDLVTRIKRDTGIETMAHLTCLGHTRDELRDLLRRLQEARIDNVLALRGDVPQGAPLVAPEDGGLRHASELVRFIRDEDFNFGLGGAGYPEGHVEMGSRDEDLRHLKAKVDAGLDFVITQLFFDNAFYFDFVERARRAGINVPIVPGIMPITNYEQIQRFTRMCGATVPMRLTLQLERLKDQPEALVQLGVAHATVQCMELLARGVPGIHFYTLNKSPATRMIVSALRART; translated from the coding sequence ATGAAGATCCGGAATCGTTTGAATCCGTCCGACCCCTGTTTCTCTTTCGAATTCTTCCCCCCCAAGACCGACGCGGGCACCGCCAACCTGTTCCAGACCCTCGAGGAGCTGGCACCGCTGGAGCCCGGTTTCGTGTCCGTCACCTACGGCGCGGGCGGGAGCACGCGCGACAGGACCGTGGATCTCGTCACGCGCATCAAGCGCGACACGGGCATCGAGACGATGGCGCACCTCACGTGCCTGGGCCACACGCGCGACGAGCTGCGCGACCTGCTGCGCCGGTTGCAGGAGGCGAGGATCGACAACGTGCTGGCGCTCCGCGGTGACGTGCCCCAGGGCGCGCCGCTGGTGGCTCCCGAGGACGGCGGCCTGCGTCATGCCTCCGAGCTGGTGCGCTTCATCCGGGATGAGGATTTCAATTTCGGCCTGGGCGGAGCGGGCTACCCGGAGGGCCACGTGGAGATGGGCTCGCGAGACGAGGACCTGCGCCACTTGAAGGCCAAGGTGGACGCGGGCCTGGACTTCGTCATCACCCAGCTCTTCTTCGACAACGCCTTCTACTTCGACTTCGTGGAGCGGGCACGCCGCGCCGGCATCAACGTGCCCATCGTCCCCGGAATCATGCCCATCACCAATTACGAGCAGATTCAACGCTTCACCCGCATGTGCGGCGCGACGGTGCCCATGCGCTTGACGCTCCAGCTCGAGCGCCTCAAGGATCAACCCGAGGCCCTGGTCCAGCTCGGCGTGGCCCATGCCACGGTGCAGTGCATGGAGCTGCTCGCGCGGGGCGTGCCGGGTATCCACTTCTACACACTCAACAAGTCACCGGCCACGCGGATGATCGTGAGCGCCTTGAGGGCGCGGACATGA
- a CDS encoding alpha/beta fold hydrolase → MEHHYADINGIRMHYVTHGAGEPILFIHGFPEYWGAWKKLMQDLGKDYFVIAPDMRGYNLTSKPKEVEAYHIKHLVEDLRALLEHLKIPKTNIVSQDWGALVGWSFVLRHPELVTRFTTINITHPLLFDRELRENPRQQLAAQYMHVFRSSQAEAQITGDDYAWPKQAVLNDSRAHGAILTEEDMAEWISAWKQPGCITGGLNYYRAAKIGPPDSQGNPGGSNLMEGVKPENYVVNKPVLFIHGEQDTYLLKDGQQGLEKYAPQITFHRLPDATHWVVLEKPKEVSQFIRDFMRNT, encoded by the coding sequence ATGGAACATCACTACGCGGACATCAACGGCATCCGCATGCATTACGTGACGCATGGCGCGGGGGAGCCCATCCTCTTCATCCACGGCTTTCCCGAGTACTGGGGCGCCTGGAAGAAGCTCATGCAGGACCTGGGCAAGGACTACTTCGTCATCGCCCCGGATATGCGCGGCTACAACCTGACCTCCAAGCCCAAGGAGGTCGAGGCCTACCACATCAAGCACCTCGTGGAGGATCTGCGCGCCCTGCTGGAGCACCTGAAGATTCCCAAGACGAACATCGTCTCCCAGGACTGGGGCGCGCTGGTGGGCTGGAGCTTCGTGCTGCGCCACCCCGAGCTGGTGACCCGCTTCACCACCATCAACATCACCCACCCCCTCCTGTTCGACCGGGAGCTGCGCGAGAACCCCCGCCAGCAGCTGGCCGCCCAGTACATGCACGTCTTCCGCTCGTCGCAGGCCGAGGCGCAGATCACCGGCGATGACTACGCCTGGCCCAAGCAGGCCGTCCTCAACGACTCCCGGGCCCATGGCGCCATCCTGACCGAAGAGGACATGGCCGAGTGGATCAGCGCCTGGAAGCAGCCAGGCTGCATCACCGGCGGACTCAACTACTACCGGGCCGCGAAGATCGGACCGCCGGACAGCCAGGGCAATCCGGGCGGCAGCAACCTGATGGAGGGAGTGAAGCCCGAGAACTACGTGGTGAACAAGCCCGTGCTCTTCATCCACGGGGAGCAGGACACCTACCTGCTGAAGGACGGACAGCAGGGGCTCGAGAAGTACGCGCCTCAGATCACCTTCCACCGGCTGCCGGACGCCACGCACTGGGTGGTGCTCGAGAAGCCCAAGGAAGTCAGCCAGTTCATCCGCGACTTCATGCGCAACACCTGA
- the folD gene encoding bifunctional methylenetetrahydrofolate dehydrogenase/methenyltetrahydrofolate cyclohydrolase FolD, whose translation MGQLIDGKAVAARVRAEVKAEVERLKAERGLVPGLTVVRVGEDPASKIYVNGKKKAAEEVGFNSWEEHPDASITEEELLSVVEKLNEDPAVHGILVQLPLPKHINAERIISAVRPEKDADGFHPLNAGNLSLGKPGPRPCTPYGVMRLLREVGCNPEGKKAVVVGRSNIVGKPMALLLLEANATVTLCHSKTPDLAAEVAQADIVVAAVGVAEIIKGAWIKPGAVVIDVGMNRMPDGKLKGDVEFAAAQERASFITPVPGGVGPMTIAMLMRNTLDAAKGRD comes from the coding sequence ATGGGCCAGTTGATCGACGGAAAAGCGGTGGCGGCGCGGGTACGGGCCGAGGTGAAGGCGGAAGTGGAACGCCTCAAGGCCGAGCGCGGCCTGGTGCCGGGGCTGACGGTGGTCCGGGTGGGAGAAGATCCCGCCTCGAAGATCTACGTCAACGGCAAGAAGAAGGCGGCCGAGGAGGTGGGATTCAATTCCTGGGAGGAACATCCGGACGCGAGCATCACCGAGGAAGAGCTGCTGTCGGTGGTGGAGAAGCTGAACGAGGATCCGGCGGTGCACGGCATCCTGGTGCAGCTGCCCCTGCCCAAGCACATCAACGCCGAGCGCATCATCTCGGCGGTGCGGCCAGAGAAGGACGCGGACGGCTTCCACCCGCTCAACGCGGGCAACCTGTCGCTCGGCAAGCCGGGGCCGCGGCCGTGTACGCCCTATGGCGTCATGCGGCTGCTGCGCGAGGTGGGCTGTAATCCGGAGGGCAAGAAGGCCGTGGTGGTGGGGCGCAGCAACATCGTGGGCAAGCCCATGGCGTTGCTGCTCCTGGAGGCCAACGCGACGGTGACCCTGTGCCACAGCAAGACGCCGGATCTCGCGGCCGAGGTGGCCCAGGCGGACATCGTCGTGGCGGCGGTGGGCGTGGCGGAGATCATCAAGGGCGCGTGGATCAAACCCGGCGCGGTGGTCATCGACGTGGGGATGAACCGGATGCCGGATGGCAAGCTCAAGGGGGACGTGGAGTTCGCGGCCGCCCAGGAGCGCGCCTCGTTCATCACCCCGGTGCCCGGTGGCGTGGGGCCCATGACGATCGCCATGCTGATGCGCAACACCCTCGATGCGGCGAAGGGACGGGACTGA
- a CDS encoding adenosine deaminase gives MARDLIDLHIHMGSSVAPHVLWSLAHQQGFKLPVKDYFEFVELITSRPGKVGSLEDYLKILHTWTEKLQSSPLAVERCVYEIIGKEYRGSRVTQMELRFNPMKRNLNSELDLDHIIHAALRGMDRAMLEYNVKAGLIFCLAREFDHRLNSILVDKAIKYRNRGVYGIDLAGTETNALELEPAVVTQYEELFARARQAGLKCTVHTGETRGTGAEGVMAVVEKLKPHRIGHGIRAAYDESAMKLLRERGVVLELCPTSNLHTRAVEGLDELKHIMATFWDRGVKFTLNTDGTYLLETDMLREVALVEKNGLLTPAQVDQTLAWARQASFIPA, from the coding sequence ATGGCACGTGATCTGATCGACCTCCACATCCACATGGGCAGCTCCGTGGCGCCCCATGTCCTCTGGTCCCTCGCGCACCAGCAGGGCTTCAAGCTTCCGGTGAAGGACTACTTCGAGTTCGTCGAGCTCATCACCTCCCGTCCGGGCAAGGTGGGCAGCCTCGAGGACTACCTGAAGATCCTCCACACCTGGACGGAGAAGCTGCAGAGCTCGCCCCTGGCCGTCGAGCGCTGCGTGTACGAGATCATCGGCAAGGAGTACCGCGGCAGCCGCGTCACCCAGATGGAGCTGCGCTTCAACCCCATGAAGCGCAACCTCAACTCCGAGCTGGACCTAGATCACATCATCCACGCGGCGCTGCGCGGCATGGACCGGGCCATGCTCGAGTACAACGTGAAGGCGGGCCTCATCTTCTGCCTCGCGCGCGAGTTCGATCACCGGCTCAACAGCATCCTGGTGGACAAGGCCATCAAGTACCGCAACCGCGGCGTGTATGGCATCGACCTGGCGGGCACGGAGACCAACGCGCTGGAGCTGGAGCCCGCGGTGGTGACGCAATACGAGGAGCTGTTCGCCCGCGCGCGCCAGGCTGGCCTCAAGTGCACCGTGCACACCGGCGAGACGCGCGGCACCGGCGCCGAGGGCGTCATGGCCGTGGTGGAGAAGCTCAAGCCCCACCGCATCGGCCACGGCATCCGCGCCGCCTACGACGAGTCCGCCATGAAGCTGTTGCGCGAGCGCGGCGTGGTGCTGGAGCTGTGCCCCACCTCCAACCTGCACACGCGCGCGGTGGAGGGCCTGGACGAGCTCAAGCACATCATGGCCACCTTCTGGGATCGGGGCGTGAAGTTCACCCTCAACACCGACGGCACCTACCTGCTGGAGACGGACATGCTGCGCGAGGTGGCCCTGGTGGAGAAGAACGGCCTGCTCACCCCGGCCCAGGTGGACCAGACGCTCGCCTGGGCGCGCCAGGCCTCCTTCATCCCCGCGTGA